In one Dunckerocampus dactyliophorus isolate RoL2022-P2 chromosome 9, RoL_Ddac_1.1, whole genome shotgun sequence genomic region, the following are encoded:
- the LOC129187230 gene encoding oocyte zinc finger protein XlCOF6-like, with protein sequence MVQTCCVDSCYSRLRDRLGNKNDGVRFFSFPTWKQSQGAVICELTKRRRMAWIAAVRRPNITFNAITRHMLVCSRHFHTGRPANEMDESHPDWAPSLHLGHTEVKAADNERLQITLHEEELSPTREENERLRQQLEDVCKTQVVLHVEDTQQLIARQEEYLPLQLGGSSTLEQEDAQPPYVKEEEEETNPTHIKKEQGEPQPPYVKEEEEEPDPTHIKEEEEKPQPPFVKEEEDELSIAQVGEHLLRPEEADVTRSPLTGVSLKTEDDEDKPPESSQLHRSPTSQADNLLAPLSDRVKTTSHSPEDEDSDYNQESLSSDTDCEGDMMTHTDSKHSECSKKKTGKNCSNCSVCDKRFSCKGNLTRHMRTHTGEKPFTCLDCGKSFIQKIHMQVHMRTHTGERPVSRSAMQLHIGTHAGEKPFSCLECGDRFTLKRSVQRHMRTHTGERPFSCSDCGKRFTQKRHMQLHMRTHTGEKPFSCSDCGKSFTQKIHMQLHKRTHIRERPFTCSVCGKSFTSKKVMRFHMTTHIGEKPFCCSDCGKSFMRKSNMEFHMRSHTGEKPFSCADCGKSFSQKRGMQLHMKRHRGEKPFSCSNCGKSFTRKSDMQRHMKTHTGKKPFACSACFKCYTTKVKLESHVRTHTGEKPFPCQNCGEGFTLKSDLVKHMKTHTGEKPFSCSNCGRRFSRKGNMQQHMRTHSGEKNLVAQIVATHFLGSPH encoded by the exons ATGGTGCAAACGTGTTGTGTTGATAGCTGCTATAGTCGTTTACGCGATCGCCTCGGGAATAAAAATGATGGGGTGCGATTTTTCTCATTTCCAACGTGGAAGCAAAGCCAAGGAGCTGTGATCTGTGAGCTAACAAAGAGACGCCGAATGGCCTGGATAGCAGCCGTGAGACGACCAAACATCACTTTCAACGCCATCACCCGAcacatgttggtgtgttcacGGCATTTTCACACTG GGAGACCTGCTaatgaaatggatgaaagcCATCCAGACTGGGCACCCTCATTACATCTCGGACACACGGAGGTGAAAGCTGCAGATAACGAGAGACTACAGATAACATtgcacgaggaggaactttctccaacaagagaggagaacgagcgactacGACAACAACTGGAAGATGTTTGCAAGACTCAAGTTGTGCTGCACGTTGAAG ACACCCAGCAGCTGATTGCTCGTCAAGAAGAATATCTCCCTCTGCAGTTGGGTGGGAGTTCCACTTTGGAGCAGGAGGACGCACAGCCCccctatgttaaagaggaagaagaggagacaAATCCTACCCACATTAAAAAGGAACAGGGGGAGCCACAGCCCCcatatgttaaagaggaagaagaggagccagatcccacccacattaaagaggaagaggagaagccacagcccccctttgttaaagaggaagaggatgaacTCTCGATCGCTCAAGTGGGAGAGCATCTTCTGAGGCCAGAAGAGGCTGATGTCACCAGGtcgccactgactggtgtctctttGAAGACTGAAGAcgatgaagacaaaccacctgagtcctcacagcttcatcgtAGTCCaacatcacaagcagacaacctcttagctccactgtcagatCGTGTCAAAACAACGTCTCACTCTCCggaagatgaagacagcgacTACAACCAAGAATCtttgagcagcgatacagactgtgaaggtgatatgatgactcacactgacagcaaacactctgaatgctctaaaaagaagacaggtaAAAATTGTTCtaactgctcagtttgtgacAAAAGATTTTCTTGTAAGGGTAATTTGActcgacacatgagaacacacacaggagaaaaaccttttacttgcttAGACTGTGGTAAAAGCTTCATTCAGAAGATACACATGCaagtacacatgagaacacatacAGGAGAAAGACCTGTTAGTCGCTCAGCTATGCAATTACACATCGGAACGCAcgcaggagaaaaacctttcagttgcttaGAGTGTGGCGACCGCTTCACTCTAAAGAGATCCGTGCAAAGGCACATGAGAACGCATACAGGAGAAagacctttcagttgctcagactgtggtaaacgctttACCCAAAAGAGACACAtgcaattacacatgagaacacacacaggagaaaaacctttcagttgctcagactgtggtaaaagctTCACTCAAAAGATACACATGCAATTACACAAGAGAACGCACATACGAGAAAGACCTTTtacttgctcagtttgtggtaaaagcttCACATCAAAGAAAGTCATGCGATTTCATATGACAACACACattggagaaaaacctttttgttGCTCAGACTGCGGCAAAAGCTTCATGCGAAAGTCAAACATGGAATTTCATATGAGatcacacacaggagaaaagccTTTTAGTTGCGcagactgtggtaaaagctTTAGTCAAAAGCGAGGCATGCAATTACACAtgaaaagacacagaggagaaaaaccttttagttgctccaACTGTGGGAAAAGTTTCACCCGAAAGTCGgacatgcaaagacacatgaaaacacacacaggtaaAAAACCTTTTGCTTGCTCAGCCTGTTTTAAATGTTACACTACCAAAGTAAAATTGGAATCACACGTGAGAACACACACGGGGGAAAAGCCTTTTCCTTGCCAAAACTGTGGTGAAGGCTTCACTCTCAAATCAGACCTTgtaaaacacatgaaaacacacacaggagaaaaaccatttAGTTGCTCAAATTGTGGTAGAAGGTTCAGTCGAAAGGGAAACATGCagcaacacatgagaacacactcaggggaaaaaaatttaGTTGCTCAAATTGTGGCGACACATTTCCTTGGAAGTCCTCATTGA